The genomic DNA GGAGCCCACGTCCCAGAGCAGTCGACTCTCAACTTCTCTGGCCAAGCCCACAAAGCCACGGGAACAGGCCGACcgcgagaaggagaaggagagtgtGTGAGACGTGCTCCCAGGAGTTCAGCTCTGACCGCAAAGCCCTGCACCTTTCAAACGAGAATCCATAAAATGTCGTAGTTTGTACCAAACAGCTATTCGTCATCTTTGGCGTTCAGAACGTCCTCGAGTTTGGTATCTACCGCACCGCCGACATCTCCAGCCTTGGCCCAGAATCGAGAAAGGTGCCTTGAGCCAGAGTCAGACAGGATTGTGACGATCCTATGGCCAGGACCGAGCTTCATCGCTGTTTTGACTGCCGCAAAACCTGTATCATAGTGATTAGCAAGGTAGCAAACTAGGTACCAACAAGAATATACCCACAATTGACAGCACTGCTACTTCCAACGAAGATACCATCCTTTTCGACTAACCATCTAGCCATGGCCAACGCCTGCGCATCCGTCACTCGCACAGCATCGTCGACGAGCTCCTTTCCTGCTTCGAAGTTGGCAGTGACGCGATTAATCCCAATTCCTTCAACGATCGTGTCAACCTGCCTTCGCCTCCTCGtgccttctctctccttaaTATCAAACATAACGCCGAAGCGTACTCGATTGTAGAGTCCACTTCCCTGAGGATCGGCCAGCACTACACTCAAATTTGGAATCCGAGGCTTCAGGAAGAGGGCGACGCCAGAGATTGTACCCCCAGTACCAGCGCCAGCGACGAACGCGTCAAGTTTACCATTGCACTGCGCATAAATTTCCGGCCCTGTACCGTTGTAATGAGCTCTCCAATTAGCTTCGTTTTCAAACTGGTCTGCGAAGAAGCCTCTGCCACCCGAGGGAGACAGTGTCTGAGCTTGAGCGAGGGCACGCGCGCGATTGACAAAGTTGTCCTTTTCAACAATCGGTGCGGGAGGTACACGATCTACTATTGCGCCTAATTTCAGGAGCAGGTTGGACTTTTCGATAGCTTGGTCAGATGGCATGCAACTAATAAGCGTCAGTTGCGGTATGAACACTTCATGCAAGCGTACGAGTCGATACTCACATGTGAGCGAGGTAGCCCTTTGCTCTGGCAAGACTAGCCAGTGAAATTCCGGTCGAACCTGACGTGCCCTCGTATATGGTATCCCCGGAGTGAGGTTTCAAGATACCTTTTTGCTCGGCCTTTGCAGGTTAATTTTTGGCATGAGAAGGGACCGGGGCCACATATCACATACAATTTCAATCATGCTTAAAGCTACTCGGTCCTTGGAGCTCTGACCTGCTCCGTTCAGAAACTACAACACCATTAGAGATGGATTTTTTCAATGTAGACGAATAGACAAAATCACCATACCTCTGCTTTCCCAAGAATCTCGCATCCAGTCGCATCGGATAATGATTTGATGCGTAACAGAGGAGTATTTCCGATGCAGCCTTCAATGCCGTCAACAATTGCAGGAGGCCCTGACCTGACCGTCAAAGAGTCTGCGGAGCCATCCTGCAGGACCTTTGTCGGCTGAGAACGAGTCCCTCGGATGCGATTCTTCAACTCCGGATACAGAAGCTCAGAAAACCCCACCGCGAGGAGGATTCCAGCCACAAAGGCGGTTCCTATAGAGACTCTAGAATGATCAGACATTCTGAGAAGTAATGCTCCGTGGTCGGTCAAAACATAAAAGCGCGCCCGAAATCAAAAGAGCAACTATCTAGATCGCATCCAAGCGAGAGAGGTTAGTGTAGAAAGTCGGAGAGAAAGCTCGGGCCACTTGAGGAACTCCTCCGCCAGCCCCCATCCATCATCCTTCATTATCGTCATTATCGGGCATTTCTGTCAGCTGTCTACTACGGTTGAATTATATTTTCTGGAATACCCGCTGTTCCATCGTCCTATGGACAGCCAGATCCTCAGTCAGCTGTTTCGACAGCTGTTCCGACATCCTGCTTGTCAATCAGTTAGAGCGTCGTCACCGATAACCCGCAGAGCAAATTGCGTCCGGCTGCAAGCGCCAGGTCGTCAACAATGTCGTCCTTTTCTCACGCGACGGTCGCCGACCAAGCGCAGGAGTACCGATGATGGAATGCATTGGCTCAAACGGGGGGATTATCCCAGGGATATTGAGGAGGAATTAAAGACATATCCACTTGTCACTGCGAAAGATCTGCGGAACCGTCGCGAGCGCCCGCGGCAAGTGAAGATGTTGACGAGAGAATTCATTGACGGTACGTGACTTTTGCTTGCTCTGCAGACACATCTGTCAATGGCAAATGTACATGGTATGCTGATCAGTTTTGCTGTTTTTGTAGATAGTCTATATAATCCTCATTACGGCTATTTCTCGAAACACGCGACCATCTTCAGCCCCGGCGAGCCGTTTGATTTCAATAACATCGAAGACGGGCCGGCATTCCATCGCATGCTCGGAGAGCGGTATACAGAATTCGAAAATAAATTGGATGAAACACAGCCGGACGTGGCCCGTCAATTGTGGCATACTCCCACAGAACTGTTCCGCCCTTATTATGGGGAGACAGTCGCACGATACTTGGTGTCAAACTATAAATTGACATTGTATCCGTATCATGACCTGATCATATACGAGATGGGAGCCGGCAACGGTACAATGATGATCAATATTTTGGATTTCATCCGGGATACAGATTACGAAGTATACCAGCGGACCAAGTTCAAGATCATTGAAATCTCCCCCGCACTCGCGAGCctgcagatgaagaatctgACCGATTCGGTGAATGCAGCTGGGCATATGGACCATGTTGAAATCATCAACCGATCCATATTTGACTGGGATACCTATGTACATTCGCCCTGCTTCTTTCTCGCGttggaggtgtttgataaTTTCTCTCACGATGCGATTCGATATGACTGCAAGACGGAACTTCCCCAACAAGGCGGCGTGCTGATTGATGCGGACGGCGAATTTCATGAATACTACAATGCGCAACTTGACCCTGTGGCTTCTCGGTTCTTGCGCGTCAGACAGGCTGCGGCGCGTCGGCCGTTTCCGAGCCCTCTGGGCCCCAAAGCTATGCGCCAATTGCGCGGTGCCTTGCCGTTCCAGAGCCCTTATACCCTTCCTGAGTACATTCCTACTCGGCTCATGCAGTTCTTTGATATCTTGGATAGCTACTTTCCTGCACATCGGCTGGTCGCGAGTGACTTTAATAGTCTCCCAGATGCTGTTCCGGGTATCAATGCGCCAGTAGTGCAGACACGTTACAAGAGACGAACAGTCCCAGTGTCTACCCCCTTTGTAagtactttcttttttctgaCGCTTCGGACGCATTCTAATTGTGCAATACAGGTTCATCAAGGCTACTTCGATATATTCTTCCCCACCGACTTCAACGTCATTGAGGATCTCTACCGCGCCATTACTGGGAAACTGACACAAGTGATGAGTCACGAGGATTTCGTCCGCCGTTGGGCGTATATAGAAGACACCGAGACGAGGAGCGGCGAGAATCCGCTGCTGACCTGGTACAAAAATGCCAGCATGCTGATGACGGTCTAGACAAATGTATCAGTACTGTAAATGATATTGAATCATAATCCCATCTTGAAATCATTGCTCCTGTATCAGTCCTTTTGATTCAGGGATGAACAACGTCGATCTCGTATCACCACAGTTCTTTGTGAGTTGATTGGATGAGCTTGCACCAACTTAGTCCTGGGATACGCATTCTCATCCAGCCTGCTCTGGGTATTCGGCAATCCATCCTCCTGCCCCTCTTTGTCCCCCGCAAACAGCTCTCGGATATCGCCTAGAGCTGTGATACAGCTCACCATCTGGATTGGACAGAATATCCTCGGTGCAGGAAACAAGGTTACACACCTCGTATCTGTCATCGATTAGGATCAAATCATCATGCAGCTACCCCATTGTCAGCAATCAAGGGCATCTATATACAGCAGTCCTGTCAACTTCCCATATCCGCAGCGCCTTGATCCATGACCTCTGACCACGCAAACTGATAAACATCATGACACCCTCACCAATACCACATTGGAAATCAGCGGTGCAGCAAAAACGCGCAGCCCAACTCAACGCCATCCCCCCCTCCTGGCGTCTCCCTTCCACAATCCTCACACCTCCCCTACCCAATACCCTCGAAACTATCCGATCATGCGGTCTGCTTTCtgcggaggagcttgaaTGGACCGAGACTAACGATGTGACCAATCTCCTTTCCCGCCTGGCTTCCCGGGAGGTGAGTTCCGTACAGTTGACTACAGCGTTCTGCAAGCGGGCGGCAATCGCGCAGCAGATGACCAAGTGCCTGACGGAGATCTTCTTCGACCGGGCGCTAGCGCGAGcgaaggagctggatgatcAGTATGAGAAGACTGGTATTCTGACAGGACCTCTGCATGGATTGCCGGTCTCCATCAAGGATCGTTTTGATGTGGAGGGGATGGATACGACGGTTGGTATGTTGTCGCAACTTGTGTGGGACTTGGCTCTTAGAATTGACTGTAGTGAACAGGTTGGGTTGGCTTGATCGGCAAGCCAGCGCAGAGGTCCAGTTCCATTGCCAGATTGCTGGAGTCCATGGGCGCAGTGCTCTACGTCAAGACCAACATACCACAGTCTCTGATGGTATGCGTGCTGCCTCAGTCTGTCTACTTCTGCTGACAAGACTCAGATGTCTGACTCATACAATCACATCTTCGGCCAATCTATCAACGCGTTCAACCACGAGCTCATCTCCGGCGGCAGCTCTGGAGGCGAAGGTGCTCTGCTCGGTGCGCGAGGGAGCATTCTAGGTATCGGGACGGATATCGGGGGCTCGATCCGCATCCCAGCTGCCTTGCAGGGTCTTTACTCTATCTGTCCGACAACAGGCCGTGTCCCGTGGGACTGTTCTTTGTGAGATTCATCAAAACCATGCGTCCCGGAAGAACGGCTGGACTGACGCGCATTACAGTATGCATCAGCACTACCTTGTTCCCCCAGTCGCAGGGCCCATGGCTCGAAGCATCACGACAATTGAGTACTTTATGCAGTCACTTCTCGATTCGAACCCCTGGGACATCGACCCCGGTTGCATACCCATTCCGTGGAGGAAGGAGTTAGCGGCCATGCCTGACCGTAAACTCAAGTTGGGGGTCATCTTCGACGACGGAGTGGTCAAGCCACAGCCGCCTATAACTCGTGCTCTACGCGAAGTAACAAGAAAACTTGCAGCAGCTGGCCATGAAGGTATTCTCTGAGGTGGCTCAAAGGAAGATTGGGGCTAAATTCTCGTAACAGTCATAGAATGGAACACTTCCCTCCACATCAGAGGGACAAATCTTTGGAAGAAAGCTATCCTAGCAGACGGTGGCTCGCACTGCAAACAACTCTGTGACATTGTCGAAGAGCCACTGATCGAAGGGATGCTAGTCGGGACCCCAGCGGATGAACTTTCTATTTTGGAACGGGAAAAGGTAGCTCATTGACCACTAATTCAGGGGCCCTCAAAGTCCACCAGCTGACGCTTTACaggtcgaggaagaaaagtgGCTCTTCCAAGAACATTATCTCAAGCAGT from Aspergillus fumigatus Af293 chromosome 8, whole genome shotgun sequence includes the following:
- a CDS encoding putative cysteine synthase gives rise to the protein MSDHSRVSIGTAFVAGILLAVGFSELLYPELKNRIRGTRSQPTKVLQDGSADSLTVRSGPPAIVDGIEGCIGNTPLLRIKSLSDATGCEILGKAEFLNGAGQSSKDRVALSMIEIVCDMWPRSLLMPKINLQRPSKKVRPEFHWLVLPEQRATSLTCAIVDRVPPAPIVEKDNFVNRARALAQAQTLSPSGGRGFFADQFENEANWRAHYNGTGPEIYAQCNGKLDAFVAGAGTGGTISGVALFLKPRIPNLSVVLADPQGSGLYNRVRFGVMFDIKEREGTRRRRQVDTIVEGIGINRVTANFEAGKELVDDAVRVTDAQALAMARWLVEKDGIFVGSSSAVNCFAAVKTAMKLGPGHRIVTILSDSGSRHLSRFWAKAGDVGGAVDTKLEDVLNAKDDE
- a CDS encoding class I SAM-dependent methyltransferase; translated protein: MHWLKRGDYPRDIEEELKTYPLVTAKDLRNRRERPRQVKMLTREFIDDSLYNPHYGYFSKHATIFSPGEPFDFNNIEDGPAFHRMLGERYTEFENKLDETQPDVARQLWHTPTELFRPYYGETVARYLVSNYKLTLYPYHDLIIYEMGAGNGTMMINILDFIRDTDYEVYQRTKFKIIEISPALASLQMKNLTDSVNAAGHMDHVEIINRSIFDWDTYVHSPCFFLALEVFDNFSHDAIRYDCKTELPQQGGVLIDADGEFHEYYNAQLDPVASRFLRVRQAAARRPFPSPLGPKAMRQLRGALPFQSPYTLPEYIPTRLMQFFDILDSYFPAHRLVASDFNSLPDAVPGINAPVVQTRYKRRTVPVSTPFVHQGYFDIFFPTDFNVIEDLYRAITGKLTQVMSHEDFVRRWAYIEDTETRSGENPLLTWYKNASMLMTV